A window of Dickeya zeae NCPPB 2538 contains these coding sequences:
- the leuL gene encoding leu operon leader peptide, protein MFNVAQLLGLLLNASYLRGMPVGEIQS, encoded by the coding sequence ATGTTTAACGTCGCTCAGCTACTAGGCCTACTACTAAACGCATCTTACTTGCGCGGTATGCCGGTGGGCGAAATTCAGAGCTGA